The sequence aaaaatctgagaaaagtattcttttgtaTCTTAtttctatgtaaaaaatgttataattaatACTAAAAAGAAGTATCACATTAATGAAGGAATGATCAGGAATAgttattatttctattgatTAAAGACTAAAAGAAGGCTTTTGAACGAATAAAttgaactgaaaaaaaacgaagttcATTCCATATTATACATTGAGCGCAATAGGAGTGCTCAGATTTAAATGTTCTTGTGGCGAAAGCGCCTAGTGCGACAAAATGACTGAGTTTTTCCCCTGCCATTGTTTCATGACAACATTTAATAAGATGTCGGACTAACGCAGATAGCTTTGGACGCCATTTTGTCTCACGGATTCGCCATTTAAAAAGCACCTATTAACTCCCTATGCTATTGTATTGTTCTAACAGCTCCATTTGCGCTGTACTGAGCTAGACTTATGGAAATATAGATATTTGAGCACGATTTAACTGGTCTAACAAGGGATTTACACGCTAGTATTGGCAGTGCTACCACTGCTTCCGTTGAGTTTTCTCTGGCAATTGTTATTGCAACATTGGTGCGAGTTATTTTCCTCTTTAATGAACAAAAGGGGAGAAGGTCTGGTCGTTGGGACTACCTCGTCTCGGTTGGAGTATTTGCGCGCCTTTTGCTTGCACAAGCCACACCTGAATAAGACATCATGACTTAGCTTTTTACGCGAAACAATTTAACGACGAAAATGAGAAATGTGAagaaataaatcttcttttaattttaattaaattcagttaaaatacgtttaaaaaaggagaaaatatgaaaagaaagaataaaatagaaagaaagaagaaaaacagatcaatataaaaaaatcatctaagtcttgcaaataaaaatgtggCAACATCGCAAATACTCTGACTCAAAAAGGGTACACACTTGGATACCATTATGTAGAGATCGTGTCGGTAGGGAGCAGTCATCAGAGCATATAAATAGGGGTTTGCGCACGCGTTCAAGGGGTAAAAGAACACCAGCAAAATCTTGGATTTTGTGATGTTGATGAGGGGGTACCCCACCAATGCGCATAGGCCGAAGAAGGCTACTGGAGTATATGTAgcaaaatctgtaaaaaaaacttatgaaGTGAAGAAACTAAACTGACAACTTAGATATTGACATAAGACAAGGCGATGTTGTCAAACAGCGTCGACTCACCAATGAAAATTAGCAGTGCCATTTTCTTTGCAATAGTCATTTCTCCATGATGACTAGCTCTTCGAGTCTCATAACCCAAACTCAGGTATATTTGAGCGTAGCAGAACACAATGAGCGCTAGAGAGAAGCCATTGATCACGAATATGCTGTAGAGATAAGCTTTATCAAAAAGCGATTTCACCTGCATTGGCAGGCATATACTAAAAATGGGAAATCATATCACAAAACGCTGAACTGaactttataaatttcaaagccCTTGAAGAACTGGACGTAGCATTctcattttttacaattttgaccCCACAATTAAGAAACGAGACACTAATTTATGACGTCCAATTTTAGTGCAACATGACGGCAATTACTTGTTACATCCAGTTCTTTTAAAACACGATGTACCTGGTGCTGCTGTAGTTGCTGATCTCAAATAAGGGAAACATGGCCATCACAATAGAATAAATCCATCCCCCGATCATGATTTTCATTGCAGTTGCAAGCCTTATGCGTTTGGTTAGATCAATGGCATATTTAATGGCGAACCATCGCTCCAAAGTCACCACTGTCAGGGTGAAAATTGAAAGGTGGCCTGCAAAGACTGTAAGAAAGCCTGCGATTTGACACCCAATTCCTGggtaaaaaaaagatataaaaatatggtgATAGACGTGTTCACTACCGGTCTCTAACCATATTGCCAGTCATAAGCAAAGTTGAAATAAGTCCCTACTGAGTGAAAATCCATGGCGGCTATTAAGAGCAAATACAGTCCCATGCACAAGTCCGCGAAGGCGAGGTTGCATATAAGGAACCTTGACACATTGATCTGAAATTAGTTGGAAAGGCCTCCTAGATTACCAGATTTAAATaccacaaaatttaatttataaggTTAAAACTGAGTGACAGGAGACTCTTACCTCGGTCTTACTGAACCATATTACAATGATGACAGATATATTCCCCACCACCGCCAAAATGACCACAAACCACACTGAGTTCCGTAACCACGTGAATCCCATAATATCATCGCAGGGGTTCAGAGCGTCAGGTTCCGGGGTACACTGCACAGTCtgcaaattgaaattaatattcccacataaaatttcaatataggTAGTATTGATGGCAGTGGGGCTTGAGTGGAACGTCCCCATGTCCTCATTCATAGAATCATCATAATAATCCGCACTGggcttttcattctctataaAATGCCCGATCAAAGGCTTCTGAGTGGTCTCTGAGGTTCTAAGCAGGGTTCGATTCAAAATCATTTGCGGTCtgctaaaatttttgaattgatCATGATGGAGAATTTTGCTTATTGAGAGGTGACTCACTAATCTAAATCCGCCAAAGATCTTCTCTTTTTGTAATTAGTCTGGAATGATATCTGACTTTTGAGGCAGGTTTGGCGCATGCTCTCCTCGTAGGCGGCGTGCTTGATGGGCGCATGCTGTTTCGGGTATTTGAATGCGCAGCAGTGGAATGGATGGGTCAAAATCGCAGTTTTGAGGctctattttggtttttaattaaagaagtttttgTACCAGAAATATACAGAGAGTCAAACAAagtaattatatttaaatctttccacaatttttttgttaacacCCGGTATGATACATACTTGCAAATCATAGAGACTGGGAATGGTATGAAAAGAAGGAGTATCCCGTATTTTCAGCACCTCCAACATGTCCAATCCGACATAGGGCAAAGTTTTAATAGCCGTTTTTGATAAATCCCTGCATATACGGATATCAATGACAAATAAAGCGATTGTGACATTTAATCACTTACAGCTCCCTCAAATTCATCAGCCCTTTGAAAGCGAATTCGCTCAATTGTGTTAGCTTCGGATTTGCCGTAATTTGCCTAGAAATACGAGACGGCTCAGATCTCAATATAGAGGTATCAAATGTCTATATGCTCATattgaataacaaaaaaaaaaaattaccactTACAGTTTCCCGATTTGAGATCCATTGAAAGCGTAGCCTTCTATCGCAGATATTTCGTTGAAATTCAGTGttctataaaagaaaaaatctctCAAATGTATACTTAATCAAGCTCAAAGAGAAAGCTGGAAACAGCCCACTGCGCCATCTAGTAGCGGTTCAAAACTTACTTACACTTGATGCGCGGAAACTTTAATAGAGTTGGTGAACAATTTCTCGATTTTGTTGTGATCCAAATCTCTGAAATAAATTCGAGAAGAAGATAATGAACACATGTAACTTTTcactgtatttttaattttcatgacgtgttgcttttgaaaaatgcaatataCTTACTAAGTACTTACAATAGCGATAGAGGATTCTCTGATGGCAGGAAACAGAGCTCTGGCACTTCATGCAGACCGGTATAGAGAATGCGGCTATAATAGAATAAAGTTATTtggaatgaaatttattaaccacGCTAAGAGTAGGCGGAGCTTAAAATAGGCTACGCCCCATCACTGTGACATGCCCCACGCCCTAATAAGTCAGAACGTTGGCTTCTGATGGGTAATTCTCAATAATCAGAGAAAGCGCTTCCTCTTCTCTGCCAGAGAagtatatactatatatatttAGAAGTACGGGTCACATCCCGCAAATAGCGATAAGTCCCTCCTCCTAACAGATTAAGGTGTTAGCCACTCCCATGGGCGTTTCTATACCTATCAACAGTCTAACCCAACCTATCACCCATTACACCACACAATTTACTGCTCATTAGGACCtaaataagtcgatttaaggGGAAAACGGGAATTCAAATTGCTTTCTTATATTTATTAccatttctaattaaaaaacacaaaaaataacttacAGCGATCTAAAATGTTTTGAGACAACCCCTTTCAGCAGCCCATAAACGAATTTTATGTGCGGCGCTTTGTAGATATATCTGcaaaaagtaaacaataaCAAGCCCAAACCAAACCATTATCACTCACATTGTCCTCAAATTGGGAATATCCGCGAACGTCCCTTCCTCAATCACTCTCAAATTGGGCAGATCGGACAACACCACATCCTGCAACCGTATCCTGTAAGGATCCAAGGACCTGCTGTGTATGGTGGAGATGTTTTTGGTGGTGGAGATGATCAGTTTGTTGAGGCTGGAGTTGAGATTGGAGGGGATCCCGGTGAGGCCTTGACCGTAGCAGTGTACCTCGAAGTCGTCCTCGTGTGAGTAAATGGAGCAATTGTACGAGCTATAAGGCTCTAACTGGTTGAAGCTGACTAGAGAGTCGGGGAAGACTGGCTTGAGGAGGATAAAGGTTGACAGGAGAACCATACGCCGCATGACCTGGAATTTTGACCAATTTCTTAAGGGATGGAGAGATGGAGCCACACCTCTGTGGAGTAGCCATTTAAGACACGCCCTCATTTAATAATATGTTTTGAGGAGATTGCGGTTTGGTTCAGGGATCCTATGGGCTGCGCCACGATTCCGCACCTTAACACAACGTtttataagtaatttaaaGCATAAAATCAGACTTCTCCTGCATGTTTAGACAGCTAATTTGGAGCAATTATCAGTGGCCGTAAATAACCCAGACTGGTTGTTTGTTTTGTGTCACATGCATCACATTATTAGTATGTGAAGTACAAACAATATAAAGCATCTTTCGCCTCGCgtctcaaaataaaatgttttgagTGATC comes from Euwallacea similis isolate ESF13 chromosome 9, ESF131.1, whole genome shotgun sequence and encodes:
- the LOC136410911 gene encoding lutropin-choriogonadotropic hormone receptor-like; translation: MWAVMRRMVLLSTFILLKPVFPDSLVSFNQLEPYSSYNCSIYSHEDDFEVHCYGQGLTGIPSNLNSSLNKLIISTTKNISTIHSRSLDPYRIRLQDVVLSDLPNLRVIEEGTFADIPNLRTIYIYKAPHIKFVYGLLKGVVSKHFRSLRILYTGLHEVPELCFLPSENPLSLLDLDHNKIEKLFTNSIKVSAHQVTLNFNEISAIEGYAFNGSQIGKLQITANPKLTQLSEFAFKGLMNLRELDLSKTAIKTLPYVGLDMLEVLKIRDTPSFHTIPSLYDLQSLKTAILTHPFHCCAFKYPKQHAPIKHAAYEESMRQTCLKSQISFQTNYKKRRSLADLDYRPQMILNRTLLRTSETTQKPLIGHFIENEKPSADYYDDSMNEDMGTFHSSPTAINTTYIEILCGNINFNLQTVQCTPEPDALNPCDDIMGFTWLRNSVWFVVILAVVGNISVIIVIWFSKTEINVSRFLICNLAFADLCMGLYLLLIAAMDFHSVGTYFNFAYDWQYGIGCQIAGFLTVFAGHLSIFTLTVVTLERWFAIKYAIDLTKRIRLATAMKIMIGGWIYSIVMAMFPLFEISNYSSTSICLPMQVKSLFDKAYLYSIFVINGFSLALIVFCYAQIYLSLGYETRRASHHGEMTIAKKMALLIFIDFATYTPVAFFGLCALVGYPLINITKSKILLVFFYPLNACANPYLYALMTAPYRHDLYIMVSKCGLCKQKARKYSNRDEVVPTTRPSPLLFIKEENNSHQCCNNNCQRKLNGSSGSTANTSV